CACAAAAGACTTACAATTTATTATTGTTGGGCTCAAAGAAGAACATATAGAAATTTTATTTGAATATTATGGCGTGTGTTCTGTATGGTATGATAATACAAATTAATAGCCTGAGAATAAATCTGGGCTATTGAAACAGGAGAATATGATTATGACAACAGGGATTTTGGTTGGTATTCTGGTAATCATTGTGCTTTCCATTCTATTTATCATCAGTGCGTATAATCGGCTCGTTCGTTTGCTAAATGAGGTAAAGAATGCATGGTCTCAAATTGATGTGCAACTGAAACGGCGTCATGATTTAATTCCGAATCTGGTAGAGACGGTAAAGGGTTATATGCAACATGAGCGTGCAACATTGGAAAATATTACGCAGGCACGTAATTTAGCGATGCGTCCTGGTTCTGTCGGTGAGCGTGCTCAAGCGGAACAGCAACTTACACAGGCATTGCACAATTTTTTCGTTGTTGTAGAAAATTATCCCGACCTAAAAGCGAATCAGAATTTCTTAGCATTGCAGGAGGAACTAACATCGACAGAAAACCGTATTTCTTTCGCACGGCAGGCGTATAACGACGCGGTGATGACATTTAATAATGCAATTCAAATGTTCCCAACAAATATTATTGGGGCAATATTCGGATTTAAGGAACAAACCTTCTTTGAAGTTCAAGATTCAGCAGAACGGGCGGTCCCTAAAGTATCATTCTAATCATCTACTATTGTAGGGTGTACAATCTACTTATGTTTGAACTTGTCCGCCAAAATAAACGTCGTTCAATTATACTTGCAGGTGTAATGCTGTTGTTTATGTTGATGATTGGTTATATTATCGGTGCTTTTTTGGCTTATGCTTATTATTTCGTTACGGAACCTTATGCCTTTTCAGACGAAAAATTGGCTCAATCCCCACATCAACAATATCAACAACACTATAGAACTAATTATCCACAACATCCTTCATCAACACGAGAATCTCTTACCTATGAAGAGGTGCAATTCTTTACATGGTTATACTGGGGACCACTCGGTGCAATAGTTGCTTTTGTTGCATGGTTTATCCAGATGATTTTTGCCTTCTATTCGGGAGGGAATATGCTCCTATCCATCAGTAATGCCATAAAAATTGAAAAAGCTGACCATCCACAACTATTTAACATCGTAGAGGAAATGAAAATCGCTTCACGATTGCCTAAAATGCCAGAAATATATATTATCGATGACCCAGCAATGAATGCCTTTGCCACAGGTAGGTCACCAGAACATTGTGCTGTCGCAGTAACACGAGGATTGCTCAACCATATGAACCGCGACCAGATACAAGGGGTCATTGCTCATGAAATCAGTCATATTGTTCATAGAGACACCTTATACATGACCATGCTCGCTGTCTCACTTGGGACAATAATTTTATTGGTCGTAGGACTGCGCGAAGCTGTCGGTGCTGGTATTCGTGGTTCTGCTCGTTATAGTAGCCGTAATAGAAAAGACGCAGGCGGAGTTATTTTGTTCCTGATAGTGGTGTACATCTTCGCTCTGCTATTGTCTTT
This genomic interval from Candidatus Hydrogenedens sp. contains the following:
- a CDS encoding LemA family protein, translating into MIMTTGILVGILVIIVLSILFIISAYNRLVRLLNEVKNAWSQIDVQLKRRHDLIPNLVETVKGYMQHERATLENITQARNLAMRPGSVGERAQAEQQLTQALHNFFVVVENYPDLKANQNFLALQEELTSTENRISFARQAYNDAVMTFNNAIQMFPTNIIGAIFGFKEQTFFEVQDSAERAVPKVSF
- a CDS encoding M48 family metallopeptidase, coding for MFELVRQNKRRSIILAGVMLLFMLMIGYIIGAFLAYAYYFVTEPYAFSDEKLAQSPHQQYQQHYRTNYPQHPSSTRESLTYEEVQFFTWLYWGPLGAIVAFVAWFIQMIFAFYSGGNMLLSISNAIKIEKADHPQLFNIVEEMKIASRLPKMPEIYIIDDPAMNAFATGRSPEHCAVAVTRGLLNHMNRDQIQGVIAHEISHIVHRDTLYMTMLAVSLGTIILLVVGLREAVGAGIRGSARYSSRNRKDAGGVILFLIVVYIFALLLSLIAPFLAQLIYFACSRQREYLADAGSVVLTRNPEGLASALEAIAKKYQQTPPINVNQLTAPMYIINPLEANKLDASSIFSTHPPILKRIQILRTIARTPTATYEQVWQQIEGKKWKKKYTISTNELTPTIYTSVGGTVPPPLPLEQQMLNQTIKPPSTSAETTPHQNVRNAGDAIMKAQKFNFLKCSCGVILKIPPNYQG